GCGGCTCATACAATCGGGTTTTGTAATCACGCAGCCGCAGAGCGGAACCTACGTTGTCGATTTTGTTCACGAAGGTTCGATAGAGACGCTTGTTCAGGTGTTGCGCATCCGTCGCACGATTGATGCAGAGACGATGAAATCGCTGATGCAGTTTCGATTGCAGACCGAAAGCCAGGCGGCCGCTGATGCGGCGCGTCATATTCAGGACAGTGACATCGAGTATCTGACCGACATTCTACGACGGAAGAGAGAGAATGCAGCAAGTGTTGAAAAACTTGTTGAAGCTGACTATCTGTTCCATCATCGCATCATCTTGCTTTCGGGGAACAGAATCACGCAGCTCATCTTTAAGTCCTTTCAGCCGGTTTATATGTTCTTTACCGAGTTCTTCTATTCACTGGATGATGCGGCGGCAAGCTCGCTACGCCTGAATGAAAAACTGCTTCGTGCTCTGACCGTGCGCGACGCCGCCGGTGCAGGTAAGGCGATGACCGAGATTCTTAAAAACGGCGAGCGAAAGGTTTTAGCGGCCATTAAAAGAACCGGTAGTAAAGAGCTCTATTTGCCGTAATAATTTTGGATGCCAGCGAAAACGTGCAGGAAATAATGAGTCAGGGAAGATAAGGGAAGTAAACAATGGTTCTATGGTATGTAATCGCGGGCGTGATCGCTCTCATCGGTCTCGGTATTGATCTCCTGGGATACTGGCATCCCGAATTACTGCCCGCCTATCAATGGTTGATCGCCCGGGCGAGCATTGTCGGTCTTTTGATACTGGTTGCCGTTATCCTTTTGAATAGGTTTCGT
This region of Leptonema illini DSM 21528 genomic DNA includes:
- a CDS encoding FadR/GntR family transcriptional regulator, producing the protein MTLADRIFEGMRNDIVLGVYPVHSRLPSERDLVEKYNASRFAVREAISRLIQSGFVITQPQSGTYVVDFVHEGSIETLVQVLRIRRTIDAETMKSLMQFRLQTESQAAADAARHIQDSDIEYLTDILRRKRENAASVEKLVEADYLFHHRIILLSGNRITQLIFKSFQPVYMFFTEFFYSLDDAAASSLRLNEKLLRALTVRDAAGAGKAMTEILKNGERKVLAAIKRTGSKELYLP